Proteins encoded together in one Urocitellus parryii isolate mUroPar1 chromosome 3, mUroPar1.hap1, whole genome shotgun sequence window:
- the Sh3gl1 gene encoding endophilin-A2 isoform X2 produces the protein MSVAGLKKQFYKASQLVSEKVGGAEGTKLDDDFKEMEKKVDVTSKAVAEVLVRTIEYLQPNPASRAKLTMLNTVSKIRGQVKNPGYPQSEGLLGECMIRHGKELGGESNFGDALLDAGESMKRLAEVKDSLDIEVKQNFIDPLQNLCDKDLKEIQHHLKKLEGRRLDFDYKKKRQGKIPDEELRQALEKFEESKEVAETSMHNLLETDIEQVSQLSALVDAQLDYHRQAVQILDELADKLRRRVRDASSRPKREYKPKPREPFDLGEPEQSNGGFPCTTAPKTTASSSFRSSDKPIRTPSRSMPPLDQPSCKALYDFEPENDGELGFREGDLITLTNQIDENWYEGMLHGQSGFFPLSYVEVLVPLPQ, from the exons TTGGTCAGCGAGAAGGTCGGAGGGGCAGAGGGGACCAAGCTGGACGATGACTTCAAAGAGATGGAGAAG AAGGTGGATGTCACCAGCAAGGCAGTGGCAGAAGTGCTGGTCAGAACAATCGAGTATCTGCAGCCCAACCCAG CCTCTCGGGCCAAGCTGACAATGCTGAACACGGTGTCCAAGATCCGGGGCCAGGTGAAGAACCCCGGCTACCCGCAGTCGGAAGGCCTCCTGGGAGAGTGCATGATCCGCCACGGGAAGGAGCTGGGCGGAGAGTCCAACTTTG GTGATGCCCTGCTGGATGCAGGGGAGTCCATGAAGCGCCTGGCTGAGGTAAAGGACTCGCTGGACATAGAGGTCAAGCAGAACTTCATTGACCCGCTGCAGAACCTGTGTGACAAAGACCTGAAGGAGATCCAG CACCACCTGAAGAAGCTGGAAGGTCGCCGCCTGGACTTTGACTACAAAAAGAAGCGGCAGGGCAAGATCCCTGACGAGGAGCTGCGCCAGGCCTTGGAGAAGTTTGAGGAGTCCAAGGAAGTGGCAGAGACCAGCATGCACAACCTCCTGGAGACAGAC ATCGAGCAGGTGAGCCAGCTCTCGGCCCTGGTGGACGCGCAGCTGGACTACCACCGACAGGCCGTGCAGATCCTGGACGAGCTGGCCGACAAGCTCAGGCGCAG GGTGCGAGACGCCTCCTCACGCCCCAAGCGGGAGTACAAGCCCAAGCCCCGGGAGCCGTTTGACCTCGGAGAGCCTGAGCAGTCCAACGGGGGCTTCCCCTGCACCACAGCCCCCAAGACCACAG CTTCATCATCCTTCCGATCTTCGGACAAGCCCATCCGGACCCCCAGTAGGAGTATGC CACCCCTGGACCAGCCCAGCTGCAAGGCACTGTACGACTTTGAGCCTGAGAACGACGGGGAGCTGGGCTTCCGCGAGGGCGACCTCATCACGCTCACCAACCAGATCGACGAGAACTGGTACGAGGGCATGCTGCACGGCCAGTCGGGCTTCTTCCCCCTCAGCTACGTGGAGGTGCTCGTGCCTCTGCCGCAGTGA
- the Sh3gl1 gene encoding endophilin-A2 isoform X1, whose product MSVAGLKKQFYKASQLVSEKVGGAEGTKLDDDFKEMEKKVDVTSKAVAEVLVRTIEYLQPNPASRAKLTMLNTVSKIRGQVKNPGYPQSEGLLGECMIRHGKELGGESNFGDALLDAGESMKRLAEVKDSLDIEVKQNFIDPLQNLCDKDLKEIQHHLKKLEGRRLDFDYKKKRQGKIPDEELRQALEKFEESKEVAETSMHNLLETDIEQVSQLSALVDAQLDYHRQAVQILDELADKLRRRVRDASSRPKREYKPKPREPFDLGEPEQSNGGFPCTTAPKTTAASSSFRSSDKPIRTPSRSMPPLDQPSCKALYDFEPENDGELGFREGDLITLTNQIDENWYEGMLHGQSGFFPLSYVEVLVPLPQ is encoded by the exons TTGGTCAGCGAGAAGGTCGGAGGGGCAGAGGGGACCAAGCTGGACGATGACTTCAAAGAGATGGAGAAG AAGGTGGATGTCACCAGCAAGGCAGTGGCAGAAGTGCTGGTCAGAACAATCGAGTATCTGCAGCCCAACCCAG CCTCTCGGGCCAAGCTGACAATGCTGAACACGGTGTCCAAGATCCGGGGCCAGGTGAAGAACCCCGGCTACCCGCAGTCGGAAGGCCTCCTGGGAGAGTGCATGATCCGCCACGGGAAGGAGCTGGGCGGAGAGTCCAACTTTG GTGATGCCCTGCTGGATGCAGGGGAGTCCATGAAGCGCCTGGCTGAGGTAAAGGACTCGCTGGACATAGAGGTCAAGCAGAACTTCATTGACCCGCTGCAGAACCTGTGTGACAAAGACCTGAAGGAGATCCAG CACCACCTGAAGAAGCTGGAAGGTCGCCGCCTGGACTTTGACTACAAAAAGAAGCGGCAGGGCAAGATCCCTGACGAGGAGCTGCGCCAGGCCTTGGAGAAGTTTGAGGAGTCCAAGGAAGTGGCAGAGACCAGCATGCACAACCTCCTGGAGACAGAC ATCGAGCAGGTGAGCCAGCTCTCGGCCCTGGTGGACGCGCAGCTGGACTACCACCGACAGGCCGTGCAGATCCTGGACGAGCTGGCCGACAAGCTCAGGCGCAG GGTGCGAGACGCCTCCTCACGCCCCAAGCGGGAGTACAAGCCCAAGCCCCGGGAGCCGTTTGACCTCGGAGAGCCTGAGCAGTCCAACGGGGGCTTCCCCTGCACCACAGCCCCCAAGACCACAG CAGCTTCATCATCCTTCCGATCTTCGGACAAGCCCATCCGGACCCCCAGTAGGAGTATGC CACCCCTGGACCAGCCCAGCTGCAAGGCACTGTACGACTTTGAGCCTGAGAACGACGGGGAGCTGGGCTTCCGCGAGGGCGACCTCATCACGCTCACCAACCAGATCGACGAGAACTGGTACGAGGGCATGCTGCACGGCCAGTCGGGCTTCTTCCCCCTCAGCTACGTGGAGGTGCTCGTGCCTCTGCCGCAGTGA